The Nitrospinota bacterium region TTTTCAGCGTGATAGGAACTTCTGACCAAAGGCCCGGCCTCCACATGGTCAAAACCAAGAGATTCGCCGATTACCTTGTACTCGGCGAAAATCTCTGGAGGAAGGTACTCCACCACTTCCATGTGCTGGCGCGACGGGCGTAAGTACTGACCGAGCGTCAAAATATTGCACCCGATACCGACCAGGTCGCGCATGGTTTGAATCACCTCTGGCTTTTTTTCTCCCAATCCCAGCATCAAACTGCTTTTAGTGATGCGGTCGAAATTTTTACCGGCGAAGTACAAAGTATCCAATGACCATTGGTACCGGCACTGGGGTCGAACCTTTGCCTGGAGCGAAGGCACCGTTTCCAGATTATGCGCCAACACGTCCGGCTCCGCCTCGCACACGATCCGGATGCAACCGATCTCGCCTTTGAAATCTGGGATCAACGCTTCCACTTTCATTTGCGGACAATGACTTTTCACCGCCCGCAACGTTTCCGCCCAGTGAGAAGCTCCCCCATCTTTAAGGTCATCGCGGTCCACGGACGTGATGACCGTATAGCGGAGGTTCAGTTTGGCAAGCATTTCGGCCACTTCCTGCGGCTCTTCCTGCCGGGGCGAGAGCAAATTTCCGGTGGGAACATCACAGAAGCGGCAGGCCCGTGTGCAGGTATCGCCAAGTATCATGATCGTCAATGTTCCCGCATCCCAGCATTCGCCAATGTTGGGACAGGAAGCCGATTCGCAAACAGTATGCAGGGAATGCTTGCGCACCAGCGATTTTAAACGGAAATAATTTTCTCCCTTGGGCAATTGAACTTTGACCCAGTCCGGAAGCCGTCTTTTGGGAGCATTTAAAGAAGAGTTCATTGGAGACACAAAAATAAGGAAACTATTTTAAATTAGAGGGTTAAGAGAATCTCTCAATATCCCGAGAAAGACAAAAGACATGTGCAAAATTTTGCACTTTTTAACGAATACTATAATCAATCCGGGATAAAAGAAAGTTTTTATAGGCACCCAAAAACCTTTAAAAAACGCTCTCCATTTATTTTAACTCTATGAAAATCCTCGATCGCTACATTATTGGTGAGTTACTGAAAGTATTTTTCATCAGCATGGGCGCCATCACCGGGGTTCTGTACCTGGACAAATTTCTGCTGATGGCGGAAATGCTGGTCCGCTGGGGCGTTGGCATTCTGGATATGCTCAGGTTGATCGTCTACCTCGCTCCGGCCTATCTTGCCGTCACCATTCCCATGAGTGTGCTGGTAGCCACGGTGGTGGTTTTCAATCATTTTTCATCCACCAACGAATGGACCGCCATGAAAGTTGGGAAATGGAGTTTTTTTCGACTTTTGGGCCCAGGGGTTATTTTTGCCTGCACCGCTTATTTTATTTCCAGCGCCATCATTTTTGTCGCGCTTCCCTGGGGCAATCAATCGTATAAAGATCTGATTCACACTCTTACTATCAACCACACTCCAATAAACATCAAACCAAATGTCTTCAACCGCGATCTTAATAATCTGACTCTATATGTCAAGGAGAAGGAGAAGGATTCTCATTTCAAAGGAATTTTTATTTCCAATATGAGAAAACCGGATGCCCAGCAAATCATCTCCGCTGAAGAGGGTTTTCTCATCAAATCACCGGATGCCTCAAAAATCCACTTCCAGCTCAAAAAAGGGACGATTCATGAAGTCAACAGGAGCGTGGGAAATTACCAAACGATCAATTTCGACGGGTACGATTTGATCATGGATGTTCCCGCCCCGGTCAAGACGACGGCCTATGTGGCAGACAGAGAACTCTCTCCCGGCG contains the following coding sequences:
- the lipA gene encoding lipoyl synthase, producing the protein MNSSLNAPKRRLPDWVKVQLPKGENYFRLKSLVRKHSLHTVCESASCPNIGECWDAGTLTIMILGDTCTRACRFCDVPTGNLLSPRQEEPQEVAEMLAKLNLRYTVITSVDRDDLKDGGASHWAETLRAVKSHCPQMKVEALIPDFKGEIGCIRIVCEAEPDVLAHNLETVPSLQAKVRPQCRYQWSLDTLYFAGKNFDRITKSSLMLGLGEKKPEVIQTMRDLVGIGCNILTLGQYLRPSRQHMEVVEYLPPEIFAEYKVIGESLGFDHVEAGPLVRSSYHAEKQSQILNQK
- a CDS encoding LptF/LptG family permease, translating into MKILDRYIIGELLKVFFISMGAITGVLYLDKFLLMAEMLVRWGVGILDMLRLIVYLAPAYLAVTIPMSVLVATVVVFNHFSSTNEWTAMKVGKWSFFRLLGPGVIFACTAYFISSAIIFVALPWGNQSYKDLIHTLTINHTPINIKPNVFNRDLNNLTLYVKEKEKDSHFKGIFISNMRKPDAQQIISAEEGFLIKSPDASKIHFQLKKGTIHEVNRSVGNYQTINFDGYDLIMDVPAPVKTTAYVADRELSPGELIERIKLFKRQGLKASGPAVELSKKFSIPFACLVFALLGIPLGIQSGDSGKSGGLAICLGIVLAYYFCLISSQNLGMLGTLNPYLSVWIHNIVALLPAIYLTYKMQNETGILQKLIRH